From a single Solanum dulcamara chromosome 4, daSolDulc1.2, whole genome shotgun sequence genomic region:
- the LOC129884108 gene encoding zinc finger BED domain-containing protein RICESLEEPER 1-like gives MEDETSRTTNVIGSTPLALTESLDSTMEVQQHALMVKRKAIESRSAAWPHYEKLLEDGINKAKCRYCGKVLLADSTKNGTSGLNKHLKTCPKNPNKVNNFNSKYKQSNLNFPLEGEMCDGAIWTFDQEASRRALVEMLILDELPFRFVEKEGFKNFMKKTQPLFRVPSRRTVTRDCYQVFGEERQKFMKYLKETSPRVVTSHKGDEMARWISKCLLDWKLEKIITITVDNASSNDVMVKELHKQMVNWGSNMKCGNHLHVRCMAHILNLIVQDGMKEVGPSIKRVRQMVKYVRQSPARIRKFKECCELKNIDSKKSLCLDVSTRWNSTYLMLDAAQHFESAFDYFDLEDGGLSTYLANHVCEDGSVSGVLESDDWQKVSGSLYVTSAGHFEDIVELHNHLREYPRNKLEYVGDALEDMFGDEKGSEIKDEMVTYMKSMFEEYVAKFSNVSRRPSTLSDLSGQTSDSSISNTSTKSTKVRNRIQMKRNKLDGTGLGSKSELERYLSEELEPTDDDDNFDILSWWKVHSPRYKILSEMARDVLEFFDSEIGASCYLSSRLASK, from the exons ATGGAAGATGAAACAAGTCGAACGACCAATGTCATTGGAAGCACACCTTTGGCTCTTACCGAGTCTCTTGATTCAACAATGGAAGTTCAACAACATGCATTGATGGTGAAGAGAAAAGCTATAGAATCAAGATCTGCTGCTTGGCCGCATTATGAGAAGCTCTTAGAAGATGGAATTAATAAAGCTAAGTGCAGGTATTGTGGTAAAGTTCTCTTAGCTGATTCAACTAAAAATGGAACAAGTGGACTCAATAAACATTTGAAAActtgtcctaaaaatccaaataaggttAACAATTTCAATTCCAAGTACAAAcaatcaaatttaaactttCCCTTAGAAGGTGAAATGTGTGATGGGGCAATTTGGACTTTTGATCAAGAGGCATCTCGGAGGGCTTTAGTTGAGATGTTAATCCTTGATGAACTTCCTTTTCGTTTTGttgaaaaggaaggttttaagaattttatgaaaaaaacccAACCTTTATTTCGAGTTCCCTCCCGTAGAACAGTGACTAGGGATTGTTATCAAGTTTTTGGTGAAGAGAGAcaaaagtttatgaagtatttGAAAGAAACATCACCGAGA GTTGTTACTAGTCATAAGGGTGACGAAATGGCCCGTTGGATTAGTAAGTGTTTGCTTGATTGgaaattggagaaaataatCACTATAACTGTAGATAATGCTTCTTCTAATGATGTCATGGTGAAAGAGTTACACAAACAAATGGTTAATTGGGGATCTAACATGAAATGTGGTAACCATCTTCACGTGAGATGTATGGCTCACATTTTGAATCTTATTGTGCAAGATGGCATGAAAGAAGTTGGTCCATCGATCAAACGTGTTAGGCAAATGGTGAAATATGTTAGACAATCTCCCGCAAGGATTAGAAAATTTAAGGAATGTTGtgaactaaaaaatatagacaGTAAGAAGTCATTATGTTTAGATGTTTCAACCCGGTGGAATTCGACCTACTTGATGTTGGATGCCGCACAACATTTTGAGAGTGCATTTGATTACTTTGATCTCGAAGATGGTGGATTGTCAACTTATCTTGCTAATCATGTTTGTGAAGATGGAAGTGTTtcaggtgtacttgaaagtgatgATTGGCAAAAG GTTTCAGGTTCACTCTACGTCACTTCTGCTGGTCACTTTGAAGATATAGTTGAGCTTCACAATCATTTAAGAGAGT ATCCTCGTAACAAACTTGAGTATGTTGGCGACGCACTTGAGGATATGTTTGGAGATGAAAAGGGGagtgaaataaaagatgaaatggtGACTTACATGAAATCTATGTTTGAAGAGTATGTAGCAAAATTCTCTAATGTATCTCGACGCCCATCTACTCTCTCTGATTTATCGGGTCAGACATCGGATTCATCTATCTCTAACActagcacaaaatcaacaaaagtaaGAAATAGGATCCAAATGAAGAGGAACAAACTAGATGGTACAGGTTTGGGTAGTAAGTCAGAGTTGGAAAGGTATCTTAGTGAAGAACTAGAGCCGACTGATGATGACGATAATTTTGATATCTTGTCGTGGTGGAAAGTTCATTCTCCTAGATATAAAATTCTTTCTGAGATGGCTCGTGATGTGTTG gaGTTCTTTGACTCCGAAATTGGTGCAAGTTGTTATTTGTCTTCAAGATTGGCGTCGAAATGA